The Aeromicrobium sp. Leaf245 genome includes a region encoding these proteins:
- a CDS encoding polyprenyl synthetase family protein: MGVSFDDPTLEERVRLGVEAVERRLAEAVDSPDPFVAEAAAHLVNAGGKRFRPLLVVLAAQLGDPDHPDVVPSAVVVELTHLATLYHDDVMDEAPLRRGAPSANDRWGNSLAILVGDYLFAQASELVSTLGTEAVRIQAETFSRLVRGQIRETIGPSEGEDALQHYLDVVADKTGSLIATSARFGARAAGAGEQVEAALTEFGERIGVAFQLSDDVLDIASESDDSGKTPGTDLREGVPTLPTLLALRGTDPADAELRELLAGPIEDDAVVEEVLAALRVHPAMAEARAHVQAEADAARALLADLPDVPARRALEALCDSLATRLA, translated from the coding sequence CTGGGAGTCTCGTTCGACGACCCGACCCTCGAGGAGCGCGTGCGCCTCGGGGTGGAGGCCGTCGAGCGTCGCCTCGCCGAGGCCGTCGACAGCCCCGACCCGTTCGTGGCCGAGGCCGCCGCCCACCTCGTGAACGCCGGGGGCAAGCGGTTCCGGCCGCTGCTCGTGGTGCTCGCCGCGCAGCTGGGCGACCCCGACCACCCCGACGTCGTGCCGTCGGCCGTCGTCGTGGAGCTCACCCACCTGGCCACGCTGTACCACGACGACGTGATGGACGAGGCCCCGTTGCGGCGGGGGGCGCCGAGCGCCAACGACCGCTGGGGCAACTCGCTGGCGATCCTCGTGGGCGACTACCTCTTCGCGCAGGCCTCCGAGCTCGTCTCGACGCTGGGCACCGAGGCCGTGCGCATCCAGGCCGAGACCTTCTCGCGGCTCGTCCGAGGGCAGATCCGCGAGACCATCGGTCCGTCCGAGGGTGAGGACGCGCTGCAGCACTACCTCGACGTCGTGGCCGACAAGACCGGTTCGCTGATCGCCACGTCGGCGCGCTTCGGTGCGCGGGCGGCGGGCGCGGGCGAGCAGGTCGAGGCCGCGCTCACGGAGTTCGGCGAGCGCATCGGCGTGGCGTTCCAGCTGAGCGACGACGTGCTCGACATCGCCAGCGAGAGCGACGACTCGGGCAAGACGCCCGGCACCGACCTGCGAGAGGGCGTCCCGACGCTGCCCACGCTGCTCGCCCTGCGCGGCACCGACCCGGCCGACGCCGAGCTGCGCGAGCTCCTCGCCGGCCCGATCGAGGACGACGCCGTCGTCGAGGAGGTGCTCGCCGCGCTGCGGGTGCACCCGGCCATGGCCGAGGCGCGGGCGCACGTGCAGGCCGAGGCCGACGCCGCCCGAGCCCTGCTGGCCGACCTGCCCGACGTGCCGGCCCGCCGCGCCCTCGAGGCGCTCTGCGACTCCCTCGCCACGCGTCTGGCCTGA
- the rarD gene encoding EamA family transporter RarD, whose protein sequence is MTQQDTPTTTAPREGSGLPYGIGAYLCWGLFPLYWPLLEPAGPLEVLAHRIVWSLVFVLVLIAATRRWGRFRDIARDRTLMLFLALASVTIALNWGGFIWGVTNGHVIETSLGYFINPLVTVLLGVFVLKETLRPAQWAAVGIGFVAVVVLTVDYGRLPWIALLVAGSFATYGFLKKRASLGAFEGLGMETLILAPVAVAFLVVLQLRGDLTFGHAGAANATLLVGTGVVTAIPLLMFGAAATRLSLTTIGLLQYLGPFLQFLLGLFVFDEAMSTARWIGFALVWSALVIFTIDAIGNRRRILRQTATNAEAC, encoded by the coding sequence GTGACGCAGCAGGACACCCCCACCACCACGGCGCCTCGAGAGGGCAGCGGGCTCCCCTACGGCATCGGCGCGTACCTCTGCTGGGGACTGTTCCCGCTGTACTGGCCGCTGCTCGAGCCGGCCGGACCGCTGGAGGTGCTGGCCCACCGCATCGTGTGGTCGCTGGTCTTCGTGCTCGTGCTCATCGCCGCGACCCGACGCTGGGGACGCTTCCGCGACATCGCCCGTGACCGCACGCTCATGCTGTTCCTCGCGCTCGCGTCGGTCACGATCGCGCTCAACTGGGGCGGGTTCATCTGGGGCGTCACCAACGGGCACGTCATCGAGACGTCGCTCGGCTACTTCATCAACCCGCTGGTCACCGTGCTCCTCGGCGTGTTCGTGCTCAAGGAGACCCTGCGGCCCGCCCAGTGGGCCGCCGTCGGCATCGGGTTCGTGGCCGTGGTCGTGCTCACCGTGGACTACGGGCGCCTCCCCTGGATCGCGCTCCTGGTCGCGGGCTCGTTCGCGACCTACGGGTTCCTCAAGAAGCGGGCCTCGCTCGGGGCCTTCGAGGGGCTCGGCATGGAGACGCTCATTCTGGCGCCCGTGGCCGTGGCGTTCCTGGTCGTCCTCCAGCTGCGCGGCGACCTGACCTTCGGCCACGCGGGTGCCGCGAACGCGACGCTGCTCGTCGGGACCGGTGTGGTCACGGCCATCCCGCTGCTCATGTTCGGGGCCGCCGCCACCCGGCTGTCGCTCACCACCATCGGGCTCCTGCAGTACCTCGGACCGTTCCTGCAGTTCCTGCTCGGCCTGTTCGTCTTCGACGAGGCGATGAGCACCGCGCGCTGGATCGGCTTCGCCCTCGTGTGGTCGGCGCTCGTGATCTTCACGATCGACGCGATCGGCAACCGGCGCCGCATCCTGCGCCAGACCGCCACCAACGCAGAGGCCTGCTGA
- a CDS encoding bifunctional 2-polyprenyl-6-hydroxyphenol methylase/3-demethylubiquinol 3-O-methyltransferase UbiG, whose protein sequence is MTSTPRWFTDTDENHSTWYRDRFRELAAEGADLEGEARFVDALSPRGSRVLDAGCGAGRLGGTLHRRGHDVTGVDADEVLVAEAQATHPGPRWLVADLAGLDLGETFDVVVTAGNVMVFLAPGTERQVVQRLASHVTDDGALVLGFRLDWHYGLPDLDADLDAAGLAVEQRFATWDLRPLTPASDFAVTIARRPA, encoded by the coding sequence ATGACGTCGACACCACGCTGGTTCACCGACACCGACGAGAACCACTCCACCTGGTACCGCGACCGGTTCCGCGAGCTGGCGGCCGAGGGTGCCGACCTGGAGGGCGAGGCGCGGTTCGTCGACGCGTTGAGCCCGCGCGGCTCCCGGGTGCTCGACGCCGGGTGCGGCGCCGGACGTCTCGGCGGGACCCTGCACCGGCGGGGGCACGACGTCACCGGCGTCGACGCCGACGAGGTGCTGGTCGCCGAGGCGCAGGCCACGCACCCCGGGCCTCGTTGGCTGGTCGCCGACCTCGCCGGGCTCGACCTCGGCGAGACGTTCGACGTCGTGGTCACCGCCGGCAACGTGATGGTCTTCCTGGCGCCGGGCACCGAACGGCAGGTGGTGCAGCGGCTCGCGAGCCACGTGACCGACGACGGAGCGCTGGTGCTCGGCTTCCGCCTCGACTGGCACTACGGCCTGCCCGACCTCGACGCCGACCTCGACGCCGCCGGCCTCGCCGTGGAGCAGCGGTTCGCCACGTGGGACCTGCGGCCGCTCACCCCTGCGTCCGACTTCGCGGTGACGATCGCCCGGCGGCCCGCCTAG
- a CDS encoding TIGR02206 family membrane protein gives MVIDGRDVLAAGEFQAYDTSHVTVLVLFAVGLVPIVLLGRRVRGTAGEATTSRVLAVGIVAVTVPLQVLQLLPAEWNPRTSLPFQLCDLAWMFAVHALWTRSRLTSTVTYLWGLTLTTQGMATPDLASAWPEPRFVMFWAMHLLIVWAAVYLVLGLGVLPTWSTYRRTVVITLVWAVSVMVYNTLADTNYGYLNGKPSRASLLDVLPAWPWYVAVEIAVVAAVWALLVWPWTRARTGTLAGAARPA, from the coding sequence GTGGTGATCGACGGACGGGACGTGCTCGCAGCGGGGGAGTTCCAGGCGTACGACACCAGCCACGTGACGGTGCTCGTGCTGTTCGCCGTCGGCCTGGTGCCGATCGTGCTGCTCGGCCGGCGGGTGCGCGGAACGGCAGGGGAGGCCACGACGAGCCGCGTCCTGGCCGTCGGCATCGTCGCCGTGACGGTGCCCCTGCAGGTCCTGCAGCTGCTGCCGGCGGAGTGGAACCCGCGCACGTCCCTGCCCTTCCAGCTGTGCGACCTGGCCTGGATGTTCGCGGTGCACGCCCTGTGGACGCGTTCTCGTCTCACGTCGACCGTCACCTACCTCTGGGGCCTCACCCTCACGACGCAGGGCATGGCCACTCCGGACCTCGCCTCGGCGTGGCCCGAGCCGAGGTTCGTCATGTTCTGGGCGATGCACCTGCTCATCGTGTGGGCCGCGGTCTACCTCGTCCTCGGGCTCGGTGTGCTGCCGACGTGGTCGACCTACCGCCGCACGGTCGTGATCACGCTCGTGTGGGCGGTGTCGGTCATGGTCTACAACACGCTCGCCGACACCAACTACGGCTACCTCAACGGCAAGCCGAGCCGGGCCTCGCTGCTCGACGTCCTGCCGGCGTGGCCCTGGTACGTGGCGGTCGAGATCGCCGTGGTCGCCGCAGTCTGGGCTCTGCTGGTGTGGCCGTGGACGCGCGCCCGCACCGGCACCCTCGCCGGCGCCGCGCGCCCTGCATGA
- a CDS encoding YajQ family cyclic di-GMP-binding protein, with protein sequence MADSSFDIVSKLDRQEADNALNQAMKEISTRYDFKNTGALLEWKGEEGIEITANADERALAVLDVFKEKLVKRGISLKALETGDPRQSGKDVKINGTFSQGISTEQAKKVSKLIRDEGPKGVKVQIQGDELRVTSKKRDDLQEVIALLKGADLDFAVQFVNYR encoded by the coding sequence GTGGCCGACTCCTCGTTCGACATCGTCAGCAAGCTCGACCGTCAGGAGGCCGACAACGCCCTCAACCAGGCGATGAAGGAGATCTCCACCCGGTACGACTTCAAGAACACCGGCGCACTGCTGGAGTGGAAGGGCGAGGAGGGCATCGAGATCACCGCGAACGCCGACGAGCGCGCTCTCGCCGTGCTCGACGTGTTCAAGGAGAAGCTCGTCAAGCGCGGCATCAGCCTCAAGGCGCTCGAGACCGGCGATCCCCGTCAGAGCGGCAAGGACGTCAAGATCAACGGCACGTTCAGCCAGGGCATCAGCACCGAGCAGGCCAAGAAGGTCTCCAAGCTCATCCGAGACGAGGGGCCCAAGGGCGTCAAGGTCCAGATCCAGGGCGACGAGCTGCGCGTCACCAGCAAGAAGCGCGACGACCTCCAGGAGGTCATCGCGCTGCTGAAGGGTGCCGACCTCGACTTCGCGGTGCAGTTCGTCAACTACCGCTGA